The following coding sequences are from one Neodiprion lecontei isolate iyNeoLeco1 chromosome 7, iyNeoLeco1.1, whole genome shotgun sequence window:
- the LOC124295343 gene encoding uncharacterized protein LOC124295343 isoform X1, with protein MPRRKVDPGFSEARSDNLPRVDAFMVASYLASHSDFVSAEMKGAKANLSGRKSYGDAAIEFVQLKLHGSICTLKCLICPEHRVHNKSYRVTLVLNIVDEEILSTQCHDCAASLGGCKHAIAFLMWLHRRSEEPLPTDVECYWRKSVLSQVGSSIKFIRVKDFPSDTDTTAIAKPFNTLQEFVNRTKQKTVQSQILKYVGSENTEKSLSIHNLLVDFINLGGTSCDDFLDFCNNRMSPDLCDNIEKLTQDQADCDLWFSLRYGRITASKGYEASR; from the exons atgccCCGACGAAAAGTGGATCCAGGTTTTAGTGAAGCACGATCTGATAATTTACCACGAGTTGATGCATTTATGGTTGCATCCTATCTCGCATCTCACTCTGACTTTGTATCAGCAGAAATGAAAGGAGCAAAAGCTAACCT ATCAGGGAGAAAGTCATATGGAGACGCAGCCATCGAATTTGTACAGCTGAAACTTCATGGATCTATATGTACTCTCAAGTGTCTTATTTGTCCTGAACACAGAGTACATAATAAATCATATCGAGTGACTTTAGTCTTGAATATTGTGGACGAAGAGATTTTATCGACTCAATGTCATGATTGTGCGGCATCGCTAG GTGGATGTAAACACGCTATTGCATTTCTAATGTGGTTACACAGAAGATCTGAAGAACCTTTACCAACAGATGTTGAATGTTACTGGCGCAAATCTGTTTTATCCCAAGTTGGATCATCAATCAAATTTATTAGGGTGAAAGATTTTCCTTCTGATACAGATACTACTGCTATAGCTAAACCTTTTAATACACTACAAGAATTTGTGAAtagaacaaaacaaaaaacagtACAGAGCCAAATCTTGAAATATGTTGGTTcagaaaatactgaaaaaagcCTATcaattcataatttattagTGGACTTTATCAATTTAGGAGGAACATCATGTGACGATTTCTTAGATTTTTGCAACAATCGAATGTCTCCAGATTTGTgtgataatattgaaaaattaactcaAGACCAAGCAGATTGTGATCTTTGGTTTTCATTGCGATATGGACGAATCACTGCTTCAAAAGGATATGAAGCGTCCCGGTGA
- the LOC124295343 gene encoding uncharacterized protein LOC124295343 isoform X2, which produces MPRRKVDPGFSEARSDNLPRVDAFMVASYLASHSDFVSAEMKGAKANLSGRKSYGDAAIEFVQLKLHGSICTLKCLICPEHRVHNKSYRVTLVLNIVDEEILSTQCHDCAASLGGCKHAIAFLMWLHRRSEEPLPTDVECYWRKSVLSQVGSSIKFIREEHHVTIS; this is translated from the exons atgccCCGACGAAAAGTGGATCCAGGTTTTAGTGAAGCACGATCTGATAATTTACCACGAGTTGATGCATTTATGGTTGCATCCTATCTCGCATCTCACTCTGACTTTGTATCAGCAGAAATGAAAGGAGCAAAAGCTAACCT ATCAGGGAGAAAGTCATATGGAGACGCAGCCATCGAATTTGTACAGCTGAAACTTCATGGATCTATATGTACTCTCAAGTGTCTTATTTGTCCTGAACACAGAGTACATAATAAATCATATCGAGTGACTTTAGTCTTGAATATTGTGGACGAAGAGATTTTATCGACTCAATGTCATGATTGTGCGGCATCGCTAG GTGGATGTAAACACGCTATTGCATTTCTAATGTGGTTACACAGAAGATCTGAAGAACCTTTACCAACAGATGTTGAATGTTACTGGCGCAAATCTGTTTTATCCCAAGTTGGATCATCAATCAAATTTATTAGG GAGGAACATCATGTGACGATTTCTTAG